Within Winogradskyella helgolandensis, the genomic segment GGCGATTTCTATAACAGAGATATATTGGTCTAATAATAAATCTGAATAATCAGGAGTGCCAACATCGGCTTGTTTGTAATCTGGAGAGCTGCTGTTATTTTTATAAACGATGGTTCCGTTTTCGAGAACAAAGGTGCGTTTGAATGTGGTGTCGTTTTTAAGAACCGCATTGTATAATAATTCAATAGGTAATTCGCCATCATCTAACGTGATAAAATCGAAAAATTCAAAAACTCTAATGTCTGTAACAGACCGTAATTCGGTATTTGGAAATCCGCCTCCCATAGCAATTTTTATCTCAGAATAATTGGCTTTTATAAATTGAGCACAACGAAAAGCACTGTATAAGTTTCCAGGAAACGGTACCGAAAAGCAAATGAGTTTGGGTTGGGTATCTTTAATCTGAGTCTCTAATATTTCTAATGTGATTTGATCGATGTAGGTTTCATCATCTTGAAGCTGAGCATAAAGTTCGTCAAATGAATTCGCACTTTGTCCTAAACGTTCCGCGTATCGACTGAATCCAAAATCGGGATCAATACATTCGACAATGAAATCTGATAAATCTTCTATATAAAGTGTGGCTAAATGTTTGGCTTTGTCTTGCATTCCCATCGCACCAAATGCAAAATCCATATCGTCTAGCTGTGCAAAACGCGAGGCTTGCGGCAAAAAGTTGGTGGTGCAAATCTGTCTGGCAAAAGTTTGATTTTTACCTTGTAGAAATAAGATGATATCATCTAAAGACTTTAGATAATGATCTTTTAAAGCATAAATACGTTCACAGTTTTCAGATTGAATACGATCGTTTTCAAAAGCCAATTGAAATATTTCTTCAAAAGTTTCTTTTTTAAACAACTCTAAAATCACTTCAATTCCTAAATCCATTTGAAATGCGCCAATACCTTTGGTATTCAGGAAACCTTTAAGATAGGCGGTTCCAGGATACGGAGTATTGAGTTGGGTAAATGGAGGTGTTATGAGTAAGAGGTCTTTCACTGGTTGAAGTTGAAATTGAAGTTAAAAATGAATTTGAAATTAAATCTGAATTAATTGTTTACAAAGGTAGAGTTAATAATGAAACTAAAAGTTGATTGCATGGATTGTCCCCTTGAGGGGACTTTAGGGGTGTTTATAAAATGAATCAGTTGAACTAACGTCATCATAACACTAAAGTAAACCTACCCGTTCCTCAAAATCTCAGTAACAGCTTGCTGATACGCTCTCGGATTATTCGCCTTTTTAATTTTCTTAAACGTTTTCCGTGGATCTGAAAACGACTGCGCAAAGTATTCCCAAAAGCCTTGCATTTTCATTTTTATAGGTGTTGGTCCAGATAAGGCTTCATCGTATTGCTGATAAATGATATCATGGAATTCTCTAAAAATGTCCCATCGATTTTCTGGATAGTCTGTCGTGTTGTTTTTAATCATGCTTGGTAAAAACGGATCAGCAATCAATCCTCTGCCAATCATAAAATGATCGATACTTGGAAAACGAGCTTGCATTTCTTTCAACTTTGTAACAGAAGTAATATCACCGTTGTAATACAATTTGTGTTTGGTGCTTTCTATACATTTTTCAAAAGCCTCAAGATTTACACCTCCTTTATACAATTGTTTACCTATGCGTGCGTGAATGGCAATATTTTTAAGCGGATAATCGTCTAGAATAGGGAAGGTATGTAAAATTTCTTCAGGATTTTCGTAACCCATGCGCATTTTCATAGAAACCGTAATGTCCGTTTCTTTATGAACGCGCTCTAAAATATGATTGATTTTTTCTGGATCGCAAATGAGTCCAGAACCCATCCCACGATTCGTCACCATTGGATAGGGACAACCTAAATTCCAGTTCAATTCTTTATACCCTAATTCTTGAATATAATCGACCACGAATAAAAACTCATCAGCACTGTTGGTCATAATTTGTGGAATGACTTCGAGTTCTGTATTGTTTTCGAGCTGTAAATCGAGTTTATAAGAGTTTTTAATAATCAACTTATTATTAAACCGAATGTAAGGAGCATAAAACGTATCAATACCTCCAAAATAGTGGTTAAACGCATTCCGAAATCGGAAATCAGTAAACCCTTGTAATGGTGATGATAACAGCGTAATTGGCATTTCGTTAAGTATTTTAATGGGATTGGTAATGAATCTGCTAAATAAAGTAAAATTGAACTAACAATTCACATTTAAATGATTTGTTAAGTAGATATGATAGTCTTTAAAAATTCCCACATCATAGAACTGTACAGCTTATTCTGTTCCTCTGTGAATTTTCCGTGTTTACCATTAGGAATGGTTAAGAATTTGGAGGTAACCTTATTGTCTATTAATATTTTATGAAGTTTTACAGATTGCTTATATGGGACAATTGGGTCTGCGTCTCCGTGAACAGTGAAAATGGGAGGACTCTTTTTAGTTACATAATTTATAGGTGAAACCGATGAAATAAAATCGATATCATGAATTTTTTTACCCAACCAACGATTTACCGATTTCGACTTAACTAATGGTTTCAAATCCGTCAATCCATACTTATTTATTATGGCAGCGACCTTAAGTTTGCCATCGTAAGTACAATCTGCATCGTAAGTTGTATTATCGCCTAACAAGCCAGCCATTAATGCTAAATGACCTCCTGCAGAACCACCAATAACAACAATTTTGGTAGTGTCTATATTCAATTTCTTAGCATTATTATAGAGATAGATTAGGGCACATCTTATATCTTCAATAGCAGCTGGAGCGGGAGCAATATCAACTAAACGATAGGCTACGTTAGCAACGGCATAGCCATTTTTAAAAAAGGAACCAAAACCAGTTTGTGATTCTTTTTCACCATGATTCCATCCACCTCCATGAATATTTAAAACAATTGGTGTCGGCTTATCTGAAACGTTATTGGTATACAAATCTATTCGACCTTCCCAACCATCAATTTCTTTATAAATTACGTCGATTTGAGCGGTATAATGTTCAGGAAATTTTACAGGTTTATAATCTTTTTGCTGTGCAAATGAAAGTGCGAAAATCCATATAAAATATAATGATAAACCGTATTTAAATATCATACTTATTTTAAATGTTTCTTAAAAAAAGCAATGGTACGGTCCCAAGATAAAGTTGCCGCTGCTTTATCATATCTAGGAGTCGTATTATTGTGAAAACCATGATTTACTTCAGGATAGATGTAAGCCGTATATTCAATGTTATTCGCTTTCAGAATTTCTTCAAACGCTGGCCATCCTGCATTCACTCTAGTGTCTAATTCCCCATATTGAAGTAGGAGTGGAGCTTTAATTTTAACTGCATCTTCAGCTTCTGGTTGTCTACCGTAATAAGGCACTGCAGCTCCCAAATCTGGCAAACGAACAGCCATCATATTAGAAATCCAACCTCCAAAGCAAAAACCAACTACACCAACATTTCCATCGCAGTTCTCGTGATTTTTGAGATGATGGTAAGCAGCAATAAAATCTTCGAGCATTTCTTGTTGGTTACGCTCTTTTTGCATCGTTCTACCGTCGTCATCATTGCCTGGATAACCACCCAATGGACTTAAGGCATCTGGTGCTAATGAAATGAAACCTTCTTTTGCCGTACGTCTTCCTACATCTTCAATGTATGGATTTAGTCCTCTGTTTTCATGCACCACAATAACACCTGGCAATTTGGTTTTGTTGTCTTTTGGTTGGGATAGTAACCCTTTTATAGTGCCACCTCCTTTTGGAGATTCATAGGTGATAAATTCAGAATCTAGTGTTGGATCATCTGGTTTTACCATTAAATTAGTAATGTAATCAGGTGACATAAAACTCATTAAAGAAGACAATGTGATACCACCAACAGCATAGACTCCAAGTTTCTCTACAAACTGTCTTCTGTTAAGTTTGTTGTGCGCATAGTCATCGTATAAATCAAAAACTTCTTGTTTAATATCTTCTTTTTTTAAGTCTTTCATGATACTGTATTTTAATTAAAAATTTAATTTCAGGTTTTAAACACATTAAAAAGGCATAATAAGAGTTATTGTACACGCTTTAAGACAATTGAATTATCATCAAACTCAGTAGGTCTTACTGAATCAAAACTCATATTAAAATTTAACGTGTTCTTATCTGTGAATTTAGCAATACCTAGAATTTTTTTAGACTCCCCAGATTGAATTTTAGTCAAAGTAAAATCGACTTCAATCGGTGAGGTTTGATAATTAATAGTGTAGGTCATTTTGCCTTTTTGGCCTTTCATGTAAAACTCTTTACCACCCATAACTTGTCCTTCGATTTCAAAAGCAGCATAGCCTTCATTATCAAAAATTAAATAGCCAATTTCGCTTTTGTCTTCTCCTAG encodes:
- a CDS encoding dienelactone hydrolase family protein yields the protein MKDLKKEDIKQEVFDLYDDYAHNKLNRRQFVEKLGVYAVGGITLSSLMSFMSPDYITNLMVKPDDPTLDSEFITYESPKGGGTIKGLLSQPKDNKTKLPGVIVVHENRGLNPYIEDVGRRTAKEGFISLAPDALSPLGGYPGNDDDGRTMQKERNQQEMLEDFIAAYHHLKNHENCDGNVGVVGFCFGGWISNMMAVRLPDLGAAVPYYGRQPEAEDAVKIKAPLLLQYGELDTRVNAGWPAFEEILKANNIEYTAYIYPEVNHGFHNNTTPRYDKAAATLSWDRTIAFFKKHLK
- a CDS encoding alpha/beta hydrolase; this encodes MIFKYGLSLYFIWIFALSFAQQKDYKPVKFPEHYTAQIDVIYKEIDGWEGRIDLYTNNVSDKPTPIVLNIHGGGWNHGEKESQTGFGSFFKNGYAVANVAYRLVDIAPAPAAIEDIRCALIYLYNNAKKLNIDTTKIVVIGGSAGGHLALMAGLLGDNTTYDADCTYDGKLKVAAIINKYGLTDLKPLVKSKSVNRWLGKKIHDIDFISSVSPINYVTKKSPPIFTVHGDADPIVPYKQSVKLHKILIDNKVTSKFLTIPNGKHGKFTEEQNKLYSSMMWEFLKTIIST
- a CDS encoding tRNA dihydrouridine synthase — encoded protein: MPITLLSSPLQGFTDFRFRNAFNHYFGGIDTFYAPYIRFNNKLIIKNSYKLDLQLENNTELEVIPQIMTNSADEFLFVVDYIQELGYKELNWNLGCPYPMVTNRGMGSGLICDPEKINHILERVHKETDITVSMKMRMGYENPEEILHTFPILDDYPLKNIAIHARIGKQLYKGGVNLEAFEKCIESTKHKLYYNGDITSVTKLKEMQARFPSIDHFMIGRGLIADPFLPSMIKNNTTDYPENRWDIFREFHDIIYQQYDEALSGPTPIKMKMQGFWEYFAQSFSDPRKTFKKIKKANNPRAYQQAVTEILRNG